In Xyrauchen texanus isolate HMW12.3.18 chromosome 13, RBS_HiC_50CHRs, whole genome shotgun sequence, a single genomic region encodes these proteins:
- the LOC127653676 gene encoding FYVE, RhoGEF and PH domain-containing protein 5-like isoform X3 yields the protein MPNQDLKQAIAPNPRKFPQHHHTSNIYFNMLHPDRTLKPSNVRHQMTKMYRTIVLDQEELQEKRTVQTDETEQDVIVEQGDELGCGDELAQGIDLDLVEDLGGGESMDLHSNSCSKRVVNSNRVAEHIHLKEVGNIALGLTKNGVSSSHKSSSVVKLSSNTIYGQNAYTNAVLIDDIIYVKSFIEGLYPNGMSPNSMITSTMFSNEEDPDGIFQYSCDAGEALADKDGLSECDLFEQTEPSQIIETEENISGDITMLTMEEVLDSSELSSTSDEEEDDEMQEEIENIEEQGDNHLSGKSFSQYLLVAIEAPDNPLSDSSDLSSSVLEVEDNEMQKKKEQCEKLEDHNLSDKSSSLNLLSPSDSPDCPTSDGGCETLFRSDQPCFLSSSSSLSQPFFVSGAETVLDYEDVADANHNYCNKDSVELDHPENDQTILIPDLFSALSLIQQQSETKCQSLLSYEVEESIGQEVVPKSMTTENVTGLTEEHVYEETEPNIQANDLLQNRKYFMTRSISVETPSKKLDLISSPATGNARLLLHPHSFYPDQCFLENGQLALTGSLGCLSQGVHISTDLAKVTRVDIPPPFELASITKRPIRKSSPSLTNKMTSSCKKPDFGFKRYLLPLRFLRKSERKSMMDNRSISSRSSSESSPQVLCKNLDLIRHSMGSPELMRTPDCTQPTSRSSFIFPKNRHKQELNLTLNTNLTSSSSSIVPNNLLHSHFEPLPLSKSRSFSSTNPDSSEYENVQNASTHYENVQIRLLNPIIESQRNQSSTSDTDGYVDMSSLPGFHGKSQSSEQETDSTYTFCSPNVRPDGTVGVSVGVACTREKRTKTSDKLAVSCSRAFYSAKELLDSEAQHVKTLQLLFETVEADERLSTLWTEIPDICTLHQDIHTLLEACIKEWDQNEGIAEIILAKKTSFSIFSSYISHYDEKVNYVEQMQSTLPDVATLKKHLLQVIVRILQYRMLLTEYLNNLSPDSREFQDTQDALAVVSDVAYHVNDSLQYGADLLLLVYIEHSVLGLMDLLQPGRIFVKEGTLMKVSRKCKQPRHLFLVQMNDIMLYTYPQQDGKYRLINTLPLAGMEVSKPMIENAQNVLKIDVKDISITLTASSCIERDSWFFTLNRTLLDLGPAPEVPVDCLEFLGVPEVCLGENAPPLLCVSQVTVCMNCPSHFSLTNRRHHCHACGKVVCRDCCRKKFPLKYMKNRRAKVCDQCYTELRKHDVATITESSSRPLSAVFQNIHPSSLWKSRKGQLSFNQVSGSEGVMSGTLQRCRNSKRSWKNLWFLLKDKVLYTYPQPEERVACETLPLLGFSVRSEVEGESSMFQLYCKSTLFYTFRAQDCHTAQRWVNAMEEATVL from the exons ATGCCTAATCAGGACCTCAAACAAGCAATTGCACCCAATCCTAGAAAATTTCCCCAGCATCATCATACTTCTAACATTTATTTCAATATGCTCCACCCTGACAGAACACTTAAACCCTCAAATGTAAGACATCAAATGACGAAAATGTATAGAACAATAGTGCTGGACCAGGAGGAGTTACAAGAGAAGAGGACAGTCCAAACAGATGAGACAGAACAGGATGTTATTGTGGAACAGGGGGATGAGTTAGGATGTGGGGATGAGTTGGCACAGGGAATTGACTTAGATTTGGTGGAGGATTTAGGAGGCGGCGAGTCAATGGACCTTCACTCTAATTCATGCAGTAAGAGAGTGGTAAATAGTAACAGAGTGGCAGAGCATATACACTTAAAGGAAGTAGGTAATATAGCATTGGGATTGACAAAAAATGGCGTATCATCATCACATAAAAGTTCCAGTGTTGTTAAATTATCCTCTAATACAATATACGGACAAAATGCATACACTAATGCAGTGCTAATTGACGAtataatctatgtaaaatcttttaTTGAAGGATTATATCCAAATGGAATGTCCCCCAATAGTATGATTACAAGCACAATGTTTTCAAATGAAGAAGACCCAGATGGGATATTTCAATACAGTTGTGATGCAGGCGAGGCATTGGCAGACAAAGATGGACTTTCTGAGTGTGACCTATTTGAACAAACAGAACCTTCACAAATTATAGAGACAGAAGAGAACATCAGCGGAGATATAACGATGCTCACAATGGAGGAGGTATTGGACAGTTCTGAATTGTCTTCAACTTCCGAtgaggaagaggatgatgaaATGCAGGAGGAAATAGAAAACATTGAGGAACAAGGAGATAATCATTTGTCAGGCAAAAGTTTTTCACAATATCTCCTGGTAGCAATTGAGGCTCCAGACAATCCCTTATCAGATAGTTCTGATCTGTCTTCATCTGTCCTTGAGGTAGAGGATAATgaaatgcagaagaaaaaagagCAATGTGAGAAACTAGAAGATCATAATTTGTCTGACAAAAGTTCTTCACTCAATCTCTTGTCACCCAGTGACTCTCCAGACTGTCCCACATCGGATGGTGGATGTGAAACCCTCTTTCGGTCTGATCAGCCCTGTTTCTTGAGTTCCTCATCTTCTCTATCCCAGCCATTCTTTGTCTCAGGAGCTGAGACAGTCTTAGACTATGAGGATGTAGCAGATGCAAATCATAATTACTGTAACAAAGATTCAGTGGAGCTAGATCACCCTGAGAATGATCAGACCATCCTAATCCCTGACCTCTTCAGTGCCCTCTCACTTATTCAACAGCAATCTGAAACCAAATGCCAAAGTTTACTATCATATGAAGTTGAGGAGAGCATTGGGCAAGAAGTTGTTCCAAAGAGTATGACAACTGAAAATGTAACTGGTCTTACAGAAGAACATGTGTATGAAGAGACAGAGCCAAACATCCAAGCAAATGACCTTCTTCAGAACAGGAAGTACTTTATGACTCGCTCTATATCTGTGGAAACCCCCAGTAAGAAACTTGACCTAATTAGTAGCCCAGCAACAGGAAATGCCCGGCTTTTGCTACACCCACACTCCTTCTATCCAGATCAATGTTTCCTTGAAAATGGTCAGCTCGCACTAACTGGTTCTTTAGGATGTCTTTCACAAGGCGTCCACATCTCAACAGACTTAGCTAAAGTGACTAGAGTGGATATACCACCCCCTTTTGAACTAGCTTCCATCACTAAACGACCAATAAGAAAAAGTTCACCATCCCTGACCAACAAAATGACTTCCTCTTGCAAGAAACCTGATTTTGGGTTTAAACGTTACCTACTGCCATTACGATTCCTCAGGAAATCTGAACGGAAAAGCATGATGGATAATCGCTCAATTTCCTCCAGGTCCTCCTCTGAGTCGAGTCCACAAGTGTTATGCAAAAACTTGGATTTAATCAGGCATAGCATGGGCAGCCCTGAGTTAATGAGGACCCCAGATTGCACACAACCAACATCCCGCTCTTCCTTTATTTTCCCAAAAAATAGGCATAAACAGGAACTTAACTTAACCCTTAATACTAATTTAACTTCCAGCTCCAGTTCTATAGTGCCCAATAATTTGTTACATTCCCACTTTGAGCCCCTACCCCTTTCTAAATCTCGATCTTTTTCATCTACCAATCCTGACTCATCGGAATACGAGAATGTTCAAAATGCTTCTACTCACTATGAGAATGTGCAGATTCGCCTATTGAACCCCATCATTGAGAGTCAACGAAATCAGAGTTCAACCAGTGACACTGATGGTTATGTGGATATGAGCAGTCTACCAGGCTTCCATGGCAAAAGTCAGTCTTCTGAGCAAGAGACAGATAG TACCTACACTTTCTGTTCTCCGAATGTGAGGCCAGATGGAACAGTGGGTGTGTCTGTAGGTGTGGCTTGTACAAGAGAGAAAAGGACAAAGACATCTGACAAACTG GCTGTCAGCTGCTCAAGGGCATTCTACAGTGCTAAAGAGCTTTTGGACAGTGAAGCACA gcATGTTAAGACTTTACAACTTCTCTTTGAG ACTGTTGAAGCGGATGAGAGGCTGAGTACACTGTGGACAGAGATACCTGATATTTGTACCCTCCACCAAGATATACACACACTACTGGAGGCCTGCATCAAGGAATG GGATCAGAATGAAGGAATTGCTGAAATCATCTTGGCAAAGAAGACAAGTTTTTCCATCTTCTCCTCTTACATCAGCCATTATGATGAAAAAGTGAATTATGTGGAACAAATGCAAAgcaca TTACCAGATGTGGCAACCTTGAAAAAGCACTTGCTGCAGGTCATTGTGCGCATCCTACAATACCGAATGCTGCTAACAG AATACCTGAATAATCTCTCACCAGACTCCAGAGAATTCCAAGATACACAAG ATGCTTTGGCAGTGGTCTCAGATGTTGCTTATCATGTCAATGACAGCCTCCAGTACGGA GCAGATCTTTTGCTATTGGTCTATATTGAACACAGTGTTCTAGGTCTGATGGATCTCCTACAGCCTGGAAGG ATTTTTGTGAAAGAAGGTACCCTCATGAAGGTCAGCAGGAAGTGCAAGCAGCCCCGTCACCTTTTTCTGGTACAA atgaaTGACATTATGCTCTACACATATCCTCAGCAAGATGGCAAATATAGACTCATCAACACATTACCACTGGCAGGGATGGAG GTCAGCAAGCCAATGATAGAGAATGCTCAGAATGTATTGAAAATTGATGTGAAAGACATAAGCATCACTTTGACTGCCAG CTCCTGCATCGAACGAGACAGTTGGTTTTTTACACTGAATCGGACGTTGCTGGACCTTGGCCCAGCACCAGAAGTCCCAGTGGACTGTCTTGAG TTCTTAGGGGTGCCAGAGGTTTGTCTTGGCGAGAATGCTCCTCCACTTTTGTGCGTCTCTCAGGTGACAGTTTGCATGAACTGTCCCTCTCATTTTAGCCTCACAAATAGACGACATCACTGCCATGCCTGTGGCAAG GTTGTTTGCAGAGATTGTTGCAGGAAGAAGTTCCCCCTTAAATACATGAAGAACAGACGGGCCAAAGTGTGTGATCAATGTTACACTGAGCTTCGTAAGCATG ATGTTGCCACTATAACGGAGAGCTCCAGTCGGCCACTCTCTGCTGTGTTTCAAAACATTCATCCATCCAGTCTGTGGAAGAGCCGCAAAGGCCAGCTGTCTTTTAACCAG GTGTCAGGGTCCGAGGGCGTGATGAGTGGGACCCTGCAGAGATGCAGAAACAGCAAGAGAAGTTGGAAAAACCTGTGGTTCCTCCTAAAAGACAAAGTTCTCTATACGTACCCACAGCCTGAG GAGAGGGTTGCATGCGAGACCCTCCCTCTATTGGGTTTTTCTGTGAGGTCAGAGGTTGAAGGAGAGAGCAGTATGTTTCAGCTGTACTGCAAAAGCACTCTCTTCTACACTTTTAGAGCCCAGGATTGTCACACTGCTCAGAG GTGGGTCAACGCCATGGAGGAGGCCACAGTCCTGTAG